tggtatttaaaaaaattcatgtTTTAGGCAGTGAAGAAATAATCGATGTTAGCGAATTGAAGTTCAATTTCTCTAATATTGATGAAATTTCTGATCTAATTAAGTTTTCTAATGTTAAAGATGAAgtttatagaaattttttcttgacttttttattgttgtgTTGCAACAGTGTAGAACCTTTAAATGGCAAATTAGAAGGAATTTCTCAAGATGAAATCTGTATTCTACAGAAATTAGAAGCCAATGGTATTCAATTATTGCGTAGagaagaagattttttattattgaaaattggtaatattaatataaaatgtaatatagaatatattttagattttagtTCGTCTAGACAAAGAATGTCTGttatagtaaaatttttagataagaTTTTCATGTTTTCCAAAGGATCTGATCAAATGATGTTagacgaaaaaaaaatcaatgtaaaaattttaaaccgGGAATCAGTTTCAAAAatagttaataaaaattctagTTACAGAACATTAATCTGTGCTTACAGAGAAATTACAAATgaagaattaataaatttaaaaaatgatctAGAAAGTGTAAATCTTGAAGATCAcgaagaaaaagaagattttttcttcaaaaaattagaaaaaaatctcGAATACATTGGCACTACTTTTATTGAAGATGAATTGCAAGATGAGGTCAAAGAGACCATAGAAATGTTAAAAGAAGCAGGTATTAAGATTTGGATGATAACAGGTGATAAAAAAGAGACTGCTTTAAGTTGTGCAATAGATTCTGGATTAATGACTAATTTACGAGATAATAGTGTAATTTCTATAGAAGGCAGACGAGTGGACGAAGAATTAAGAAAtccaaatattttatcttacAAGTCAGTTATAATTTACAGATCGACAccaaaacaaaaaagtcAAATAGCTTTAATACttagaaatttcaaaaagaaTACACTCGCCATTGGGGATGGTAACAATGATGTGCCCATGTTATTAACCTCCCATGTCGGAGTTGGCATTTTAGGCAAAGAAGGAAACCAAGCAGGAATTTCTGCAGATTTCGCAGTTCCAGATTTCAgaagtttaaaatatttgatttttattcaCGGCAGGTACAATTTCATTAGATTTTCTAAAGTGACTTTAAATGGATTGtataagaatatttatttgattattatacaatatttgtataatttttatactgGGTTCTCTGGTAAACCagtttataataattttttcttaaattattataatgttttatttacttCCTTGATTCCTGCTACTATTTGTTGCTTTGACAAAGATCTTCCTGAAGATTATTTACTTAGAAATCCCAGGGAATACAAATCGACAACGAGCTTTTTCTGTAAATCCGTGATCTTTCTAGGAATAATTTACGGAATTATTCAAGGTTTGGTAGTTTTCCTTCTTGTACTTGGcgtgttttttattaaagatcTTGTCAGAAGAGACGGGAAAGTGGCTGGATATAATGGCATGAATAATCTTATGTCTTtgattgtattttttagtgtCTTTCTTGGACAAATAAGGCTgatatctttttatacaatttatTCTTATGTGGCTATATTCTTGAGCCTGTTATTACTTTTCTTGACTTTATTTGTAATTCAAGATACTTCCTTAGGTGGGAATATGTGGATATTAATGAGTATACCTTCAGcatattttacatttctatttattatgttatttACTTATATATCTGAGTTATGTcttagtaaaatattttataagcttgtaaataaaaaagaaataaattgaaaaaatttattttttatgcatTATGACGTAATGtgaaacaaacaaattgtTGTTGTGAcgcaataaaaaatttattcatttttttagtaaaattaaactttatttcttatttttagttttcTTAGATGGAGTTTCGAtgacatttttttgttcaGAACTTACAGATGCACCTCGCTTGACTCTTTTTGGTACTGCGACTGGGACTGTCTCTACGCTTTCATGAGCCCTTGATGCCCTACGTGTGGATCGTGGGGTCACagttaatttattaaatgatgacattttttgatcttctttcttttttgtatttttctCTGGGGTATTTTCcttcttttttgtatttttctCTGGGGTATTTTCCTTCTTTTTTGTAGTTTTCTCTGGTAAAGTTTCtacttttaatttttcaaacCCTGCTTCTGATTCTCTTTCACTGTCTTTAACTTTTTTAGTGGCCTTTgatttacttttttcaGTTTCCTTAAGAGGTCGTTTTTTAGTAtcttttcctttttttactggtttatcttttttcttttcttcttcaCTTTCGTCGTCACctttttcttcatttatttCGTCTTCTCTTTCTTCAGTTACATTTTCTTCCACTCCAATTGGCTCTGCTTCACTTGGCCTTATTTCGCTTGGCTCTGGCTCACTTGTCTTTTCCTCTTCGACTATGTTTTCATCTTCGTTTATACTTGcctttaatatttctgCTTCACTTTGTTTTGTTTCACTTGGCTTTTCTTCACTTAGCTTAATTTCGCCTGGCCTTTCTTCTGATTCGCTTCGTTTTATTTCACTTgctttttcttcttcttcttcacTTAGCTTAATTTCGCCTGGTTTTGTTTCACTTGCTTTTTCTTCTGTAAAATTTGTCTCTGTTTCACTTGCCTTAAACATTTCTGTTTCGCTTGGCTTTTCTTCATCTTCGTTTACACTTGGCTTTTCATCTTCTGCTTTGATTTCTTTTGCTTCTGTTTCAGTTATTATTGGTACTTTAAGTGCTTCACTTTctcttataaatataaccTCTTCTTTTTCCTCTTCTGTTTCTGTTGCCTCGATTTTCTCTTGTTCTTCTCTAATCTTCTCATGTTTCTCTTCTTCTATTTCTTGGTTTATCATTTCTGTCAAATTTATACTCTCTGttgatttattaattttatcatctACTAATTTCTCCGCGTCTTTTAAGATTTCTTTCTCAATTACCGCATCTCCCAAATCTTTCacttgttttttagaaataagtGGGTCAATAGGCGTGTCGACTACTACTGACAAGTCAATGGtctcttttatttcttcgtCTAGATCTTgttgtttatttacaatggcttcttttattaaactGAGATCTCCTCCTTCTAAAGCTTCTTCTGCTTTTGTCTCTGAAGATGAGGCGTCGATGATTTTTACAGCAGCTTGTACTtcgaaattatttttaaacatttcTTGTTCTACAGTAGATTCTTGTTCTAAAGTAGATTCTTGTTCTAAAGTAGTTTCTTGTTCTcttactttattttcttcagTTATTAATTCCTGTTCCCCGATTTTATTCTCTTCTGTAAATTCTATCTCTTGAATTTCATGAATTTCTACTTtctcttttatttcttcataaattattccatctttaataaaatgaCTACTTGTTATTTCTGATTCTATATTAGTCTTCTTTTTACTTGTCATTTCatcttcaattttattctccataatattttgatttttctcaattttttcattattttctaatgtttcatttttttgatttatcaTTTCTGGGTTCCACATTTCTTTGTTTATGCTgctttgatttttttctccattcataaacaaatttgtaTCAAATTCGTAATAATTACAACATTCTTTAAGAGACTCAGGACAATCTTTTATAACCTTATTTTGATCAATTAAATCATTCTGTTTTGTCATTTCTATCTGAAATGCTCTTCCATGAATCTTTATAGTATCACCAATATCAAATTCTGATTTTTGGCCTATCGTAAGATTCAAGTCATTTAATTTGACATCATTTCCAAAGGCAAGAACTTTCTTCTgttctaaataaattttaagatgTATTTCTAAGATAGAAGGTAATTGTATTCTTATACTATTGAATAAGCCACTACCTATGGTAAGAACTTCACTGTTGGTATAAAGTGTTTCTATTTTAGTACCTTGGACATTGTAGACATTGATAGCGTATTTGGCCTCCATTTTGagggggaaaaaataaatgaaaaaaaaagataaaataaaaaaaatcagcatgaataaaaaaacagcataaaaataagaagatgaaaaatttatcaaaattttgatcAAAAAAACACGTGTCATTATTTGATACTGTCAAAAATTTACcttcattttataaaaaataaaaatttaatttattatttgtaaaacataaattaaaacatatctaatttaataaatcttatgtatataagatttattaaatgaataaattataattgataaattatattatatataaacatgtaaatatattattgtgGACGGCGGATAGTCCGGACCAATCAGATTGTCTTCTTGACATCTGAAACATGATGATTCTGAAACAACGTTTcagaattaaatataaatacatcCTCGAATTTATGAGGATGggcaataataaaaagaatactCTAAAACCTCATATTTCGGCTAACGTCAACATATTATAATTGATATTGGATCTTATATACAGatgaaaattaattaaatcttgcatattaaaaaaaagggaatttctaaaaaattaataa
Above is a window of Vairimorpha necatrix chromosome 2, complete sequence DNA encoding:
- a CDS encoding putative phospholipid-transporting ATPase (DRS2), whose protein sequence is MKKENRIITSKYNKYTFFFVNMYHQLSKPSNLFFLLTMVLLTIPQISPFNPYTYLLAFSLVTGTSMIKDGIEDYKRHKEDKIVNMKIINVAYIEDKMIYSKEIHAEDIKQGDFVILKPEEEIPGDCVLLLSKIKEKCKGYCFVDTSNLDGESNLKKKTSHTVKDCLQNCAESRSDQMSYDFCQCEYDLLENVKNSTVKDTGDVFNKFECTLTTQDREFLCNERNILLRGMKLKNVDSALVYIVAVGGQTKLGKSNVMPRKGTSLFEMELTKIVMIIFVIYFVLLCSTAILGSLFLRKNNLQYLYLGTYLSSDALKLTGTNYIMFSYLIPLSLFVTLEVSRMFHALYISHDENLERDGIKSVCRNSNVTEDLGMIEYILSDKTGTLTKNKMVFKKIHVLGSEEIIDVSELKFNFSNIDEISDLIKFSNVKDEVYRNFFLTFLLLCCNSVEPLNGKLEGISQDEICILQKLEANGIQLLRREEDFLLLKIGNINIKCNIEYILDFSSSRQRMSVIVKFLDKIFMFSKGSDQMMLDEKKINVKILNRESVSKIVNKNSSYRTLICAYREITNEELINLKNDLESVNLEDHEEKEDFFFKKLEKNLEYIGTTFIEDELQDEVKETIEMLKEAGIKIWMITGDKKETALSCAIDSGLMTNLRDNSVISIEGRRVDEELRNPNILSYKSVIIYRSTPKQKSQIALILRNFKKNTLAIGDGNNDVPMLLTSHVGVGILGKEGNQAGISADFAVPDFRSLKYLIFIHGRYNFIRFSKVTLNGLYKNIYLIIIQYLYNFYTGFSGKPVYNNFFLNYYNVLFTSLIPATICCFDKDLPEDYLLRNPREYKSTTSFFCKSVIFLGIIYGIIQGLVVFLLVLGVFFIKDLVRRDGKVAGYNGMNNLMSLIVFFSVFLGQIRLISFYTIYSYVAIFLSLLLLFLTLFVIQDTSLGGNMWILMSIPSAYFTFLFIMLFTYISELCLSKIFYKLVNKKEIN
- a CDS encoding forkhead-associated (FHA) domain-containing protein — translated: MEAKYAINVYNVQGTKIETLYTNSEVLTIGSGLFNSIRIQLPSILEIHLKIYLEQKKVLAFGNDVKLNDLNLTIGQKSEFDIGDTIKIHGRAFQIEMTKQNDLIDQNKVIKDCPESLKECCNYYEFDTNLFMNGEKNQSSINKEMWNPEMINQKNETLENNEKIEKNQNIMENKIEDEMTSKKKTNIESEITSSHFIKDGIIYEEIKEKVEIHEIQEIEFTEENKIGEQELITEENKVREQETTLEQESTLEQESTVEQEMFKNNFEVQAAVKIIDASSSETKAEEALEGGDLSLIKEAIVNKQQDLDEEIKETIDLSVVVDTPIDPLISKKQVKDLGDAVIEKEILKDAEKLVDDKINKSTESINLTEMINQEIEEEKHEKIREEQEKIEATETEEEKEEVIFIRESEALKVPIITETEAKEIKAEDEKPSVNEDEEKPSETEMFKASETETNFTEEKASETKPGEIKLSEEEEEKASEIKRSESEERPGEIKLSEEKPSETKQSEAEILKASINEDENIVEEEKTSEPEPSEIRPSEAEPIGVEENVTEEREDEINEEKGDDESEEEKKKDKPVKKGKDTKKRPLKETEKSKSKATKKVKDSERESEAGFEKLKVETLPEKTTKKKENTPEKNTKKKENTPEKNTKKKEDQKMSSFNKLTVTPRSTRRASRAHESVETVPVAVPKRVKRGASVSSEQKNVIETPSKKTKNKK